A portion of the Cystobacter ferrugineus genome contains these proteins:
- a CDS encoding fatty acid desaturase family protein gives MSSPAASGFEPSSVDVEAFLRDVRALRAEIDATVGEEDLSHLRRIERWGRTATAVGLATCWLAPNPLSAVALSLGRSTRWLLMHHVGHRGYDRVPGAPVERTSKGFAKGARRFVDWFDWMLPEAWVFEHNVLHHSHTGEDADPDLLERNAEGSLRRGDIPLALRYTQLALLAITWRASYYAPETLASLRRKRRPDGPLTREEWLEVLRSGYLPYAAWHFAVLPALFLPLGAWAGLSALGNSLMAEVLTNLHTFLVVGPNHTGEDLYRFDSAPEGRGERYLQQVLGSANYRTGGDLNDYLHLWLNYQIEHHIFPDLSMLQYQRVQPKVRELCERHGIPYVQESVWTRARKMVDVVVGKSSMRRLASLGRGKGGAEEPLPDVA, from the coding sequence ATGTCGTCCCCCGCCGCTTCCGGCTTCGAGCCCTCGTCCGTGGACGTCGAGGCCTTCCTGCGCGACGTGCGCGCGCTGCGCGCCGAGATCGACGCCACCGTGGGCGAGGAGGATCTCTCCCACCTGCGGCGCATCGAGCGCTGGGGCCGGACGGCCACGGCGGTGGGTCTGGCCACGTGCTGGCTCGCGCCCAATCCCCTGAGCGCGGTGGCGCTGAGCCTCGGCCGCTCCACGCGCTGGCTGCTCATGCACCACGTGGGTCACCGCGGCTATGACCGCGTGCCGGGCGCCCCCGTGGAGCGCACCAGCAAGGGCTTCGCCAAGGGCGCGCGCCGCTTCGTCGACTGGTTCGACTGGATGCTGCCCGAGGCCTGGGTCTTCGAGCACAACGTGCTCCACCACTCGCACACCGGCGAGGATGCGGATCCGGATCTGCTCGAGCGCAACGCCGAGGGCTCGCTGCGCCGGGGGGATATTCCACTCGCGCTGCGCTACACGCAGCTCGCGCTGCTCGCCATCACCTGGCGCGCGAGCTACTACGCTCCGGAGACGCTCGCGTCGCTGCGGCGCAAGCGCCGGCCGGACGGTCCGCTCACGCGCGAGGAGTGGCTGGAGGTGCTGCGCTCGGGCTACCTGCCCTATGCCGCGTGGCACTTCGCCGTGCTGCCCGCGCTCTTCCTGCCCCTGGGCGCCTGGGCGGGCCTGAGTGCCCTGGGCAACTCGCTCATGGCCGAGGTGCTCACCAACCTGCACACCTTCCTCGTCGTGGGGCCCAACCACACCGGCGAGGATCTCTACCGCTTCGACTCGGCGCCGGAGGGGCGCGGGGAGCGCTACCTGCAGCAGGTGCTGGGCAGCGCCAACTACCGCACGGGGGGTGACCTCAACGACTACCTCCACCTGTGGCTCAATTACCAGATCGAGCACCACATCTTCCCGGATCTGTCGATGCTCCAGTACCAGCGGGTGCAGCCCAAGGTGCGCGAGCTGTGCGAGCGCCACGGCATCCCCTACGTGCAGGAGAGCGTCTGGACGCGGGCGCGCAAGATGGTGGACGTGGTGGTGGGCAAGAGCTCCATGCGGCGGCTGGCGAGCCTGGGCCGCGGGAAGGGTGGGGCGGAGGAACCGCTTCCCGACGTGGCGTGA
- a CDS encoding DNA repair ATPase, which translates to MATESPTPAGEATLEGGSYEVIRARLLTQAEALGTQAAALNERRKKLFGGTELTVIGNERVRTENNCVARDIVGVGKYLLFGYNVFIGLKKGTSVADVFSLHKFEKTDEGFDFSEVPPTEAGGFLVDPRFVKDFGELYKYYKDARLIQLRRNESRLLAIFQTGQSERDIKVFRFSLDVEGNATYLDNQGDRDHVFPAAQDFEWTVATRDHYVFGQHPHVNILDQVFVETVKGDLTIKVENNTADGQGIYREPVDDPDQSLDDAEFAYAKVGGLILLRVLPFREQKHRYLVFNTRTQHVVRIDAVGQACVRLPEDQGIVFPGGYYLQTGDYKVFEGIGEGLRFKRAIRSPNGEDVLYVFFRGDDGSYVLFPYNLVRKEVQNPLQCHGFSLFADGRMVIFRSTSNEPTRVHPMQVWQTPFVSAEHAAKMPPAPGYLGKVGNAELVRGISDALTLVRLARSDKPSRRTYEDLAAAASRMLDAFYWLGHEETRLKEGIESLRRTSELIIDEFEKVLALRKRAEDAIAEALAAQEQMLLRVRPEELQNAEGFMRALGDLRKQRGHLITLKEVRYIDVARLESLEQQVISETDRVSADAVGFLQGDEALRPLATRLDDLLARLEPVRTTLELAPLGEDIEQVGKGLEVLSETVGGLQVGDPLARARILEGISELFSRLNRVRAGLGARRKELVGREKRAEFGAQFKLLGQAVESALSVADSPEKCDEGLSRLTVQLEEMEGRFGEFDEFLGQLTQKREELLEAFGQKKQALVDERQRRAQNLFGAAERILTGVNRRAKSFKAEDELNAYFASDSMVLKLRQLAEQLLELQDSVRADEVLSRVKTARQDALRALRDRNDLYEEGSGAPVIKFGKHRFNVNTQTLDLTLVPRDGALYLQLTGTDYAQKLEDPELAKYRELWEQHLVSETPEVYRAEYLAAQVLLDAEEGRGGVNLVALRQAALEPGGLLEKVRAYSADKYDEGYERGIHDADAVAILEKLLPMYTGAGLLRFAPTPRAWAALYWALGGENEEKALLHRRARSLHRLRAAFGEGAELLVLGDEAGERIGAFLTAVGVTPGPSEARLAGRYLVEELGGERPRFTTSGEAVAVKDALLSHLDRSGTRSAFEDDLRGLEKSLPERLRVVRAWVDAYLARREGGPGAAAHVAVEAAVLLLTERKLDREVAGALTSAEVPELLGQHPRVHERKLALRLDEFLARLSAFRQVRVPAYHAYRGLLRDLLERERRRLRLDEFTPKVLSSFVRNRLIDEVYLPLIGANLAKQLGAAGENKRTDRMGMLLLMSPPGYGKTTLMEYVASRLGLTFVKVNGPALGHSVKSLDPAEAPNATARQEVERINLSFEMGNNVMLYLDDIQHTDPEFLQKFISLCDGQRRVEGVWNGQTRTYDLRGKKFCVVMAGNPYTETGERFRIPDMLANRADTYNLGDILDGKQELFALSYIENALTSNAALAPLATRDPADIHKLIRMARGEDVPTGELSYGYAAAELQEIVAIFQRLFRVQEVMLKVNLQYIASAAQDERFRTEPPFKLQGSYRNMGKVTEKVVAAMTDEELERLLDDHYQGESQTLTTAAEQNLLKLRELRGRLSPEQAARWEEIKQGFARVKRMGGKEDDPVARVTGQLGAIEEQLGSVRDAVVRAAESARGSAGAHPVEQMAPRLEALREAMLELARKESPAPVVQVPPGPDLSPYLQHLAKVLRALAERSVAPAPAADLGPVMEQLTLAVKTMAERPVPAVVSPPAAQALQRATVTSLSPDLGRQLSLVENALAPLERVAKRTLQSGEDNLKAMQVWQAVTEALELLQSLQRPVS; encoded by the coding sequence ATGGCAACTGAAAGCCCCACCCCCGCTGGCGAGGCCACGCTGGAGGGCGGCAGCTACGAGGTCATCCGCGCGCGCCTGCTCACCCAGGCGGAGGCGCTTGGCACCCAGGCCGCGGCTCTCAACGAGCGGCGCAAGAAGCTCTTCGGTGGCACCGAGCTCACCGTCATCGGCAACGAGCGCGTGCGCACGGAGAACAACTGCGTGGCGCGCGACATCGTCGGCGTCGGCAAGTACCTGCTCTTCGGCTACAACGTCTTCATCGGCCTGAAGAAGGGCACGTCCGTGGCGGACGTCTTCTCGCTGCACAAGTTCGAGAAGACCGACGAGGGCTTCGACTTCTCCGAGGTGCCCCCCACCGAGGCTGGCGGCTTCCTGGTGGATCCGCGCTTCGTCAAGGACTTCGGGGAACTCTACAAGTACTACAAGGACGCGCGGCTCATCCAACTGCGCCGCAACGAGTCGCGGCTGCTGGCCATCTTCCAGACGGGCCAGTCCGAGCGCGACATCAAGGTCTTCCGCTTCTCGCTCGACGTGGAGGGCAACGCCACCTACCTGGACAACCAGGGTGATCGCGACCACGTCTTCCCCGCGGCCCAGGACTTCGAGTGGACGGTGGCCACGCGGGACCACTACGTGTTCGGCCAGCATCCCCACGTCAACATCCTGGATCAGGTGTTCGTGGAGACGGTGAAGGGCGACCTGACCATCAAGGTGGAGAACAACACCGCGGACGGGCAGGGCATCTACCGCGAGCCCGTGGACGATCCGGACCAGTCGCTGGACGACGCCGAGTTCGCCTACGCGAAGGTGGGGGGCCTCATCCTCCTGCGCGTGCTGCCCTTCCGCGAGCAGAAGCACCGCTACCTGGTCTTCAACACCCGCACCCAGCACGTGGTGCGCATCGACGCCGTGGGCCAGGCGTGCGTGCGCCTCCCCGAGGACCAGGGCATCGTCTTCCCCGGCGGCTACTACCTCCAGACGGGCGACTACAAGGTCTTCGAGGGCATTGGCGAGGGCCTGCGCTTCAAGCGCGCCATCCGCTCGCCCAATGGCGAGGACGTCCTCTACGTCTTCTTCCGCGGCGACGACGGCTCCTACGTGCTGTTTCCGTACAACCTCGTGCGCAAGGAGGTGCAGAACCCGTTGCAGTGCCACGGCTTCAGCCTCTTCGCGGACGGGCGCATGGTCATCTTCCGCTCGACGAGCAACGAGCCCACGCGCGTGCACCCCATGCAGGTGTGGCAGACGCCCTTCGTCTCCGCCGAGCACGCCGCGAAGATGCCACCCGCGCCCGGCTACCTCGGCAAGGTGGGCAACGCGGAGCTCGTGCGCGGCATCTCCGACGCGCTGACGCTCGTGCGGCTGGCCCGCTCGGACAAGCCCTCGCGCCGCACCTACGAGGACCTGGCCGCCGCCGCCTCGCGCATGCTCGATGCCTTCTACTGGCTCGGGCACGAGGAGACGCGGCTCAAGGAGGGCATCGAATCCCTGCGCCGTACCTCCGAGCTCATCATCGACGAGTTCGAGAAGGTGCTCGCCCTGCGCAAGCGCGCCGAGGACGCCATCGCCGAGGCGCTCGCGGCCCAGGAGCAGATGCTCCTGCGCGTGCGCCCCGAGGAGCTCCAGAACGCCGAGGGCTTCATGAGGGCGCTGGGAGATCTGCGCAAGCAGCGCGGCCACCTCATCACCCTCAAGGAGGTGCGCTACATCGACGTGGCCCGGCTGGAGTCCCTGGAACAGCAGGTCATCTCCGAGACGGACCGGGTCAGCGCCGACGCCGTGGGCTTCCTCCAGGGCGACGAGGCGCTGCGGCCCCTCGCCACCCGCCTGGATGATCTGCTGGCCCGACTGGAGCCGGTGCGCACGACGCTGGAGCTGGCCCCGCTCGGCGAGGACATCGAACAGGTGGGCAAGGGGCTGGAGGTGCTCAGCGAGACGGTGGGTGGACTCCAGGTGGGGGATCCGCTCGCGCGCGCGCGCATCCTGGAGGGCATCTCCGAGCTGTTCAGCCGCCTCAACCGCGTGCGCGCGGGGCTCGGCGCCCGGCGCAAGGAGCTGGTGGGCCGCGAGAAGCGGGCCGAGTTCGGTGCCCAGTTCAAGCTGCTCGGCCAGGCGGTGGAGAGCGCGCTGAGCGTGGCGGACTCGCCGGAGAAGTGCGACGAGGGCCTGTCGCGCCTCACCGTGCAGCTCGAGGAGATGGAGGGGCGCTTCGGCGAGTTCGACGAGTTCCTCGGCCAGCTCACCCAGAAGCGCGAGGAGCTGCTGGAGGCCTTCGGGCAGAAGAAGCAGGCCCTGGTGGACGAGCGCCAGCGCCGCGCGCAGAACCTCTTCGGCGCCGCCGAGCGCATCCTCACCGGCGTCAACCGCCGGGCGAAGTCCTTCAAGGCCGAGGACGAGCTCAACGCCTACTTCGCCTCCGACTCCATGGTGCTCAAGCTGCGGCAGCTCGCCGAGCAGCTCCTGGAGTTGCAGGACAGCGTGCGCGCGGACGAGGTGCTCAGCCGCGTGAAGACGGCGCGCCAGGACGCCCTGCGCGCGCTGCGCGATCGCAATGACTTGTACGAGGAGGGCTCGGGCGCTCCCGTCATCAAGTTCGGCAAGCACCGCTTCAACGTCAATACCCAGACGTTGGACCTGACACTGGTGCCGCGCGACGGCGCGCTCTACCTGCAACTGACGGGCACGGACTACGCCCAGAAGCTGGAGGACCCCGAGCTGGCGAAGTACCGCGAGCTGTGGGAGCAGCACCTCGTGTCCGAGACGCCCGAGGTGTACCGCGCCGAGTACCTCGCCGCGCAGGTGCTGCTGGACGCGGAGGAGGGCAGGGGAGGGGTGAATCTCGTGGCGCTGCGGCAGGCGGCGCTGGAGCCGGGTGGGCTCCTGGAGAAGGTGCGCGCGTACTCGGCGGACAAGTACGACGAGGGTTACGAGCGGGGCATCCACGACGCGGACGCGGTGGCCATCCTCGAGAAGCTGCTGCCCATGTACACGGGCGCGGGGCTCTTGCGCTTCGCCCCCACGCCGCGCGCCTGGGCCGCCCTGTACTGGGCCCTGGGGGGGGAGAACGAGGAGAAGGCGCTCCTGCATCGCCGGGCGCGCAGCCTGCACCGCCTGCGCGCGGCCTTCGGCGAGGGCGCGGAGCTGCTGGTGCTCGGCGACGAGGCCGGTGAGCGTATCGGCGCCTTCCTCACGGCGGTGGGCGTGACACCCGGTCCCTCGGAGGCGCGGCTCGCCGGGCGCTACCTCGTGGAGGAGCTGGGCGGGGAGCGGCCCCGCTTCACCACCAGTGGCGAGGCGGTGGCCGTCAAGGACGCGTTGCTCTCGCACCTGGATCGCTCGGGCACGCGCTCGGCGTTCGAGGATGATCTGCGCGGGTTGGAGAAGAGCCTCCCCGAGCGGCTGCGCGTGGTGCGCGCCTGGGTGGATGCGTACCTCGCGCGGCGCGAGGGTGGACCGGGCGCGGCGGCCCACGTGGCGGTGGAGGCCGCGGTGCTGCTGCTCACCGAGCGCAAGCTGGACCGGGAGGTGGCCGGAGCCCTCACGTCCGCCGAGGTGCCGGAACTGCTCGGGCAGCATCCGCGCGTGCACGAGCGCAAGCTGGCGCTGCGGCTGGATGAGTTCCTCGCCCGCCTGAGCGCCTTCCGCCAGGTGCGTGTGCCGGCGTACCACGCCTACCGTGGCCTGTTGCGCGATCTGCTGGAGCGCGAGCGCCGCCGTCTGCGTCTGGATGAGTTCACCCCCAAGGTGCTCAGCTCCTTCGTGCGCAACCGGCTCATCGACGAGGTGTACCTGCCACTCATTGGCGCCAACCTCGCCAAGCAGCTCGGCGCGGCGGGGGAGAACAAGCGCACGGATCGCATGGGCATGCTGCTGCTCATGTCGCCTCCGGGCTACGGCAAGACGACGCTGATGGAGTACGTGGCCAGCCGCCTCGGGCTCACCTTCGTGAAGGTGAATGGCCCGGCGCTCGGGCACTCGGTGAAGTCCCTGGACCCGGCCGAGGCCCCCAACGCCACGGCCCGCCAGGAGGTGGAGCGCATCAACCTGTCCTTCGAGATGGGCAACAACGTGATGCTCTACCTCGACGACATCCAGCACACGGATCCCGAGTTCCTGCAGAAGTTCATCTCCCTGTGCGACGGCCAGCGCCGCGTGGAGGGCGTCTGGAATGGCCAGACGCGCACCTATGACTTGCGAGGCAAGAAGTTCTGCGTGGTGATGGCGGGCAATCCCTACACGGAAACGGGCGAGCGCTTCCGTATTCCAGACATGCTCGCCAACCGCGCGGACACCTACAACCTGGGTGACATCCTCGATGGCAAGCAGGAGCTGTTCGCGCTGAGCTACATCGAGAACGCGCTCACCTCCAACGCGGCCCTGGCGCCGCTCGCCACGCGGGATCCGGCGGACATCCACAAGCTCATCCGCATGGCCCGGGGCGAGGACGTTCCCACGGGCGAGCTGTCCTATGGCTACGCCGCCGCGGAATTGCAGGAGATCGTCGCCATCTTCCAGCGGCTCTTCCGCGTCCAGGAGGTGATGCTCAAGGTGAACCTGCAGTACATCGCCTCGGCGGCGCAGGACGAGCGCTTCCGCACCGAGCCTCCCTTCAAGTTGCAGGGCTCCTACCGCAACATGGGCAAGGTCACCGAGAAGGTGGTGGCCGCCATGACGGACGAGGAGCTGGAGCGGCTCCTCGACGACCACTACCAGGGCGAGTCGCAGACGCTCACCACCGCGGCGGAGCAGAACCTGCTCAAGCTGCGCGAGCTGCGCGGGCGGCTGTCGCCGGAGCAGGCGGCGCGCTGGGAGGAGATCAAACAGGGCTTCGCGCGCGTCAAGCGCATGGGCGGCAAGGAGGATGATCCGGTGGCGCGCGTGACGGGTCAGCTCGGCGCCATCGAGGAGCAGCTCGGCTCGGTGCGCGACGCGGTGGTGCGCGCGGCCGAGAGTGCACGGGGGTCCGCGGGCGCCCACCCCGTGGAGCAGATGGCGCCACGGCTGGAAGCCCTGCGCGAGGCGATGCTGGAGCTGGCGCGCAAGGAGTCTCCCGCGCCGGTGGTGCAGGTGCCCCCGGGGCCGGATCTCTCGCCCTATCTGCAGCACCTGGCCAAGGTCCTCCGCGCGCTCGCCGAGCGCTCGGTGGCGCCCGCGCCCGCGGCGGACCTGGGCCCGGTCATGGAACAGCTCACACTGGCGGTGAAAACCATGGCGGAGCGTCCGGTCCCCGCGGTGGTCTCTCCACCGGCGGCACAGGCCCTGCAACGCGCGACGGTGACATCTCTGTCACCAGACTTGGGGCGGCAGCTTTCCCTGGTGGAGAATGCCCTGGCGCCCCTGGAACGCGTTGCCAAGCGGACATTGCAAAGCGGAGAGGACAACCTCAAGGCGATGCAAGTCTGGCAAGCCGTCACCGAGGCACTGGAATTGCTTCAGTCCCTCCAGCGCCCCGTTAGCTGA
- a CDS encoding SulP family inorganic anion transporter, translating to MSANFLSRLRPHLPSVRTGLGLRQLLPEWKALFSSRDLKEDVLAALQVASVAVPLSLAIGLASGVSPEIALVTAIVAGVVGSLFGGTPLLVTGPTAAMAVLIASAVQQYGLRGLLTIGLVVGVLQVLTGLLGLGRAIRLVPMPVVSGFTAGIGAILLVWQLPRALGLPPPDQNHVFDVLSHLGQLMHQTQPVALALTALTLAITLVLPRVAPKLPSPLIAVTVTSAIVLGLGLDVPTLGALPHALPLPAMPSLSTASWGQLMSTAVIVYALSSLTAVTAGGVVAKLSPRPTHDPDQDLVGLGLSNMAVSLLGGIPAAGAYARAALNAKAGGRTRRATLIHALLVLGAVLLLVPVLAHIPIVALVGVLMALAVRMLRPRDLMGLWKVSRVEGTVFVVTFASVVLLDFIVGVQAGIIVALAIAVVRLGRGQAGIVHTDSAGPYRFLLTGPITFLSTAKLETLRNEAHALEPGRGMVFDFSDVTAMDVSGAELMTQLVREMLDAQHPLVIQGALPEVQRLLLRQAGDDSRFEALFALTESDVVARLQGLQIATQPSPRDRLVHGVERFRRARRPRYGELFGRLAKGQTPHTLLITCADSRISPSLITSTDPGELFIVRNVGNLVPLDNSPLSPAVSSAIEYALEVLGVSDVIVCGHSACGAMKALLSKDKPEGLPGVVNWLAEATPVLGKLPPNATPEDAAKANALVQLDNALTNPVLRRKYDAGEVRLHAWFYDVGHSEVLEFEPKTGVWAPLGLPLHGHAAHAHGDGSQPSRGGDGLAAQEDAAPGI from the coding sequence ATGAGTGCAAATTTCCTTTCCCGGCTCCGTCCTCACCTGCCCTCCGTGCGCACGGGCCTCGGCCTGCGCCAGCTCCTTCCAGAATGGAAGGCCCTCTTCTCCTCCCGCGACCTCAAGGAAGATGTCCTGGCCGCCTTGCAGGTGGCCAGCGTGGCCGTCCCCCTGTCCCTGGCCATCGGTCTGGCCTCGGGCGTGTCCCCGGAAATCGCCCTGGTGACGGCCATCGTCGCGGGCGTCGTCGGTTCCCTGTTTGGCGGAACGCCCCTGCTGGTGACGGGCCCGACCGCCGCCATGGCGGTGCTCATCGCCTCGGCCGTGCAGCAGTACGGCCTGCGAGGCCTGCTCACCATTGGCCTGGTGGTGGGCGTGCTGCAGGTGCTCACGGGTCTGCTCGGGCTCGGCCGCGCCATCCGCCTGGTGCCCATGCCGGTGGTGTCGGGCTTCACCGCCGGCATCGGCGCCATCCTCCTCGTCTGGCAGCTCCCGCGCGCCCTGGGCCTGCCGCCCCCGGATCAGAACCACGTGTTCGACGTCCTGTCGCACCTGGGCCAGTTGATGCACCAGACCCAGCCCGTCGCGCTCGCCCTCACCGCGCTCACGCTGGCCATCACCCTGGTGTTGCCCCGGGTGGCGCCCAAGCTGCCCTCGCCCCTCATCGCCGTCACCGTCACCAGCGCCATCGTCCTGGGCCTGGGCCTGGACGTGCCGACGCTCGGCGCGCTGCCCCACGCGCTGCCCCTGCCCGCCATGCCGAGCCTGTCCACGGCGAGCTGGGGTCAGCTCATGAGCACCGCGGTCATCGTCTACGCCCTGTCGTCCCTGACGGCGGTGACGGCTGGCGGCGTGGTGGCCAAGCTGTCCCCGCGTCCCACGCATGATCCGGATCAGGACCTCGTGGGCCTGGGACTGAGCAACATGGCCGTGTCCCTGCTCGGTGGCATCCCGGCGGCGGGTGCCTACGCGCGCGCCGCGCTCAACGCGAAGGCCGGGGGCCGCACCCGGCGCGCCACCTTGATCCACGCGCTCCTCGTCCTGGGCGCGGTGCTGCTGCTGGTGCCCGTGCTCGCCCACATCCCCATCGTGGCCCTGGTGGGCGTGCTGATGGCCCTGGCGGTGCGCATGCTGCGCCCGCGGGATCTGATGGGGCTCTGGAAGGTGTCGCGCGTGGAAGGGACGGTGTTCGTCGTCACCTTCGCGTCCGTCGTGCTGCTGGACTTCATCGTCGGCGTGCAGGCGGGCATCATCGTGGCGCTGGCCATCGCCGTCGTGCGTCTGGGCCGGGGTCAGGCGGGAATCGTCCACACGGACTCGGCCGGGCCCTACCGCTTCCTGCTCACCGGCCCCATCACCTTCCTGAGCACCGCGAAGCTCGAGACCCTGCGCAACGAGGCCCACGCGCTGGAGCCCGGGCGCGGCATGGTGTTCGACTTCTCGGACGTGACGGCCATGGACGTGTCGGGCGCGGAGCTGATGACGCAGCTCGTGCGCGAGATGCTGGATGCCCAGCACCCGCTCGTCATCCAGGGCGCGCTGCCCGAGGTGCAGCGCCTGCTGTTGCGCCAGGCCGGCGACGACTCGCGCTTCGAGGCGCTCTTCGCCCTCACCGAGTCCGACGTGGTGGCCCGCCTCCAGGGCCTCCAGATCGCGACGCAGCCCTCACCGAGGGATCGTCTGGTGCACGGCGTGGAGCGCTTCCGCCGCGCACGCCGCCCTCGTTACGGGGAGCTGTTCGGCCGGCTCGCCAAGGGCCAGACGCCACACACGCTGCTCATCACCTGCGCCGACAGCCGCATCAGCCCGAGCCTCATCACCTCCACGGATCCCGGTGAGCTGTTCATCGTGCGCAACGTGGGCAACCTCGTGCCCCTGGACAATTCTCCCCTGTCCCCCGCGGTGAGCAGCGCCATCGAGTACGCGCTGGAGGTGCTGGGCGTGTCGGACGTCATCGTCTGCGGCCACTCGGCCTGCGGCGCCATGAAGGCGCTCTTGAGCAAGGACAAGCCCGAGGGGCTGCCCGGGGTGGTCAACTGGCTGGCCGAGGCCACGCCCGTGCTCGGCAAGCTGCCCCCCAACGCCACCCCCGAGGACGCGGCCAAGGCCAACGCCCTGGTGCAGTTGGACAACGCGCTCACCAACCCCGTGCTGCGCCGCAAGTACGACGCCGGCGAGGTGCGGCTGCACGCCTGGTTCTACGACGTGGGCCACTCGGAGGTGCTGGAGTTCGAGCCGAAGACGGGCGTGTGGGCGCCCCTCGGCCTCCCGCTGCACGGCCACGCGGCCCACGCCCATGGCGACGGGAGCCAGCCCTCGCGGGGTGGTGACGGTCTCGCCGCCCAGGAAGACGCGGCGCCGGGCATCTAG
- a CDS encoding Lrp/AsnC family transcriptional regulator has product MHTIFVMIKCELGQTYKTAAMIADQVDEAAEVYSTSGGYDLLAKFHLDKAQDIGRFVTERIQTMPGIKDTYTITTFSAF; this is encoded by the coding sequence GTGCACACCATCTTCGTCATGATCAAGTGTGAGCTGGGGCAGACGTACAAGACCGCGGCGATGATCGCCGACCAGGTCGACGAGGCCGCGGAGGTCTACTCCACCTCGGGCGGGTACGATCTCCTGGCCAAGTTCCACCTCGACAAGGCCCAGGACATCGGCCGCTTCGTCACCGAGCGCATCCAGACGATGCCCGGCATCAAGGACACCTACACCATCACCACCTTCAGCGCCTTCTAG
- a CDS encoding YoaK family protein, which translates to MPFSGIKSRGRFGYFTLALLLAGVAGGVNAIGFFAFGVRISHMTGNVSWFGESFAAGRLDNALGAGQLVIAFILGAITSEALLETSRHRARGQYIPALAVEIFMLGFVAFWGHHRPETHEELLTHGLAFSMGLQNALTTRVSGAVVRPTHLTGVLTDLGIQIVRMAVWVLDGGRKEGVRGFLRRLFELPVAPQFERARLQLGLALAFILGSFIGSFLFLTFGTIVLLLPCVGLLAVIAIDLSIMTTHSPVAST; encoded by the coding sequence ATGCCTTTCAGTGGAATCAAGTCCCGTGGTCGTTTCGGTTATTTCACGCTGGCCCTGCTGCTGGCGGGAGTCGCTGGTGGCGTCAACGCCATCGGTTTCTTCGCCTTCGGGGTCCGCATCAGCCACATGACGGGTAACGTGTCCTGGTTCGGTGAGTCGTTCGCCGCCGGACGGTTGGACAACGCGCTCGGCGCGGGTCAGCTCGTCATCGCCTTCATCCTGGGAGCCATCACCTCGGAGGCGCTGCTGGAGACGTCGCGCCATCGCGCCCGGGGGCAGTACATCCCCGCGCTCGCCGTGGAAATCTTCATGCTCGGCTTCGTGGCCTTCTGGGGCCATCATCGCCCGGAAACCCATGAGGAGCTGCTCACGCACGGCCTGGCCTTCAGCATGGGCCTGCAGAACGCGCTCACCACGCGCGTGTCCGGCGCGGTGGTGCGCCCCACGCACCTGACTGGCGTGCTCACGGATCTGGGCATCCAGATCGTGCGCATGGCGGTGTGGGTGTTGGACGGAGGCCGGAAGGAGGGGGTGCGCGGTTTCCTGCGGCGCCTGTTCGAGCTGCCCGTCGCCCCTCAGTTCGAGCGGGCCCGGCTCCAGCTCGGCCTCGCGCTGGCCTTCATCCTGGGAAGCTTCATCGGCTCGTTCCTGTTCCTCACCTTCGGCACCATCGTCCTGCTGCTGCCGTGTGTGGGATTGTTGGCGGTGATCGCCATTGATCTCAGTATCATGACGACCCACTCGCCCGTGGCGAGTACCTGA